From a single Francisella halioticida genomic region:
- a CDS encoding SPOR domain-containing protein gives MKDLSKLDIPKKQKKDIQPKPEKPKLNKKKKLLIIAIICLLSVAIVSKLINKIKAEEKAKIEQQIDKKETTKNTKQDQKANNNQKPNFSENTPSGKMIFTFYNNLKHDSVSVNVNPEAKRAQYKYTYIYQIASFRNMNETSWYVKKMKKDGLNPQFKRVGNWIRMYIGPYDSKRAMAPDVIKLQRIGLNGGFPREVSRTKIKPKSDKKNSKTSTDEKDNSNKKTQKN, from the coding sequence ATGAAAGATCTATCAAAATTGGATATACCTAAAAAACAAAAAAAAGATATTCAGCCAAAACCTGAAAAACCTAAGTTAAACAAAAAAAAGAAACTACTTATAATTGCCATCATATGTCTTTTAAGTGTTGCAATTGTATCAAAACTTATCAATAAGATTAAGGCTGAAGAAAAAGCAAAGATAGAACAGCAAATCGATAAAAAAGAAACCACAAAAAATACTAAACAAGATCAAAAAGCTAATAATAATCAAAAACCAAATTTTTCTGAGAATACTCCAAGTGGTAAAATGATATTTACATTTTATAACAATCTTAAACATGATAGTGTTAGCGTAAATGTGAATCCTGAAGCTAAGAGAGCTCAATACAAATATACATATATATATCAAATAGCATCTTTTAGAAACATGAATGAAACCTCATGGTATGTCAAAAAGATGAAAAAAGATGGTTTAAATCCTCAGTTCAAACGTGTTGGCAACTGGATCAGAATGTACATAGGTCCATATGATAGTAAGCGTGCTATGGCACCAGATGTTATCAAACTACAAAGAATAGGACTAAATGGAGGATTTCCTAGAGAAGTTAGCCGCACCAAAATAAAACCTAAGAGTGATAAAAAGAATTCTAAAACATCTACTGATGAAAAAGATAACTCTAATAAAAAAACTCAGAAAAACTAA
- a CDS encoding uroporphyrinogen-III synthase produces MEILVCRPEKDTLDLVELLCSKNCRAIGLPVIKIFYKNISERIHQYNTIIFTSKYAVEGLFKQYYPKLFVNKKIYAIGASTTRLLREFGLNAEYPRTKYNSQELFQLIFQHDISEQELAIVSGVGGNDFLIKELSKYTKCYKFETYERVFEEVDYLYNRYIQSFSQQNPKVIVVTSLDVFRSLIRIFVKTSAPKDAIITITSPKMLEFVNKQGFKNILKLEKIDNDYICRKILEITEASRNVGNKRFSSAE; encoded by the coding sequence ATGGAAATACTTGTTTGTAGACCAGAAAAAGATACTCTCGATTTAGTAGAGTTGCTTTGTTCTAAAAATTGTAGAGCTATTGGTTTACCAGTTATAAAGATCTTTTATAAAAATATATCTGAAAGAATTCACCAATATAATACAATTATTTTTACGAGTAAATATGCAGTAGAAGGTTTGTTTAAGCAGTATTACCCAAAACTATTTGTTAATAAAAAAATATATGCGATTGGAGCTAGCACTACCAGACTTCTTAGGGAGTTTGGATTAAATGCGGAATACCCTCGTACTAAATATAATTCACAAGAATTGTTTCAATTGATCTTTCAACATGACATATCAGAACAAGAGCTTGCGATTGTTTCTGGCGTTGGAGGGAATGATTTTTTAATAAAAGAGCTTTCTAAATATACAAAGTGTTATAAGTTTGAAACCTATGAAAGAGTTTTTGAAGAAGTTGATTACTTGTATAATAGATACATACAATCATTCTCACAACAAAATCCTAAAGTTATAGTTGTAACAAGCTTAGATGTATTTAGATCGTTAATTAGGATTTTTGTAAAAACATCGGCTCCAAAAGACGCAATTATTACCATAACTAGCCCAAAGATGCTAGAATTTGTAAATAAGCAGGGCTTTAAAAACATCTTAAAGCTCGAAAAAATAGATAACGATTATATTTGTAGGAAAATATTGGAAATTACAGAGGCTAGTAGAAATGTCGGTAACAAAAGATTCTCATCAGCAGAGTAG
- a CDS encoding FeoA domain-containing protein — MSYHKNDKFIIKGFHNSCPNAFKDKIIAMGVLEGQEMKVINRSIFGGPIAFETNCGIFSLRKKDLDFLKLEKIN, encoded by the coding sequence ATGAGCTATCATAAAAATGATAAATTTATTATTAAAGGTTTCCATAATAGCTGTCCAAATGCTTTTAAAGATAAAATAATAGCAATGGGAGTCTTAGAGGGTCAGGAAATGAAAGTTATAAACAGATCAATCTTTGGCGGACCTATAGCCTTTGAAACAAATTGTGGAATCTTTTCATTACGTAAAAAAGATTTAGATTTTTTAAAATTAGAAAAAATAAACTAG
- a CDS encoding disulfide bond formation protein B, with amino-acid sequence MLDLFDCFAIIGISIILITAFYYQIFFQELPCALCIFQRIALSLISFGLILNLTYGNKYKHYLFVILVALLNAAVATTQILLHIVPGTGSYGDSIFSLHMYTWSFVVSIVFIIYATVCGLITPDQNRIKKSFSIISKIAIVLIICLTLANTISVFIECGPYLCPSDPNSYWLFELFSK; translated from the coding sequence ATTTTAGATCTTTTTGATTGTTTCGCTATTATCGGTATATCTATAATATTAATCACAGCTTTTTACTATCAAATATTTTTCCAAGAGCTTCCTTGTGCATTATGCATATTTCAAAGAATAGCATTAAGCCTAATCAGTTTTGGATTAATACTAAATTTAACTTATGGAAATAAATATAAGCATTATCTTTTTGTAATATTAGTTGCATTATTAAACGCTGCTGTTGCTACTACACAAATTCTTTTACATATAGTTCCCGGAACAGGTAGTTATGGAGACTCAATTTTTTCATTACATATGTATACCTGGAGTTTTGTCGTAAGTATCGTGTTTATTATATATGCAACAGTTTGTGGTCTTATAACACCAGATCAAAATAGAATAAAGAAGAGTTTTAGTATTATTTCAAAAATAGCCATTGTTTTAATAATATGTTTGACCTTAGCAAATACAATAAGCGTTTTCATTGAATGCGGACCATATTTATGCCCATCAGATCCAAATAGCTACTGGCTTTTTGAACTTTTTTCTAAATAA
- a CDS encoding SufE family protein → MASQVIQRQQELIDELSFFDDWEDKYDYIISLGKQLPNFTESKKTNSNLVKGCQSQVWFDSSIYNGKLNFIATSDALIVSGLIAVLLRIYNDATPSDILNSNVDFVRQIGFGNNLSSNRTNGLKSMLNYIYATATKNQ, encoded by the coding sequence ATGGCAAGTCAAGTTATACAGCGACAACAAGAGCTAATAGATGAGTTATCTTTCTTTGATGATTGGGAAGATAAGTATGACTATATTATTTCATTAGGTAAGCAACTACCAAATTTTACAGAAAGTAAAAAAACTAATAGTAATTTGGTCAAAGGATGTCAATCTCAGGTTTGGTTTGACAGTAGTATCTATAATGGTAAGTTAAACTTTATTGCTACTAGTGATGCTTTAATAGTTTCAGGTCTTATAGCAGTTTTGTTGCGAATATATAACGATGCTACTCCGAGTGATATATTGAACTCGAATGTGGACTTTGTTAGGCAAATTGGCTTTGGTAATAATTTAAGCTCAAATAGAACGAATGGTTTAAAGTCAATGCTTAATTATATATATGCAACAGCAACTAAAAACCAGTAA
- a CDS encoding proline--tRNA ligase yields MKATQTLIATTKELPKEAVLISHQYMLKAGLIKKLASGIYTWMPMGLKVLQKIQEIVRTEMNKAGASELLLPSILPSELLQETHRWDKFGPELLKLKDRHGRDFCYGPTHEEPIVDMARDTIKSYKQLPLNLYQIQTKFRDEIRPRFGVMRAREFIMKDSYSFHENSKCLNSTYKVMFQTYCNILDEIGLEYRPVKADNGAIGGDNSHEFQVLANAGEDIICYSNGSDYAANIELATYAKPYLNKKETSQNSIDKIHTPNMKTIEKLCKEMRFDIKQTIKTMIIKDMEGRFFALVVRGDHELNETKINKLPQVSAPYTLASREEIFKLLNANPGSLGIYNCPIQIIADYSAVAISDLCCGANEDDYHLTNVNWNKDVTNYEVDDIRNVVAGDVSPDGNGTLKLTNGIEVGHIFELGDVYSKSMNTTVIGQDGKSRPLLMGCYGFGVSRVMAAAIEQSHDDKGIIWPETIAPFEVAILPINYNKSENVKKVADKLYQQLLAKGIDVLLDDRGARPGVMFADADLVGYSHHIVIGDRLLEQRLIEYKNRRTQEKQEITIEQLINILG; encoded by the coding sequence ATGAAAGCAACACAAACACTTATTGCTACTACCAAAGAGCTTCCTAAAGAAGCTGTTCTTATCAGTCACCAATATATGCTAAAAGCTGGCCTTATAAAAAAGCTGGCTTCAGGTATATATACATGGATGCCTATGGGATTGAAAGTATTACAAAAAATTCAAGAAATTGTCCGTACAGAAATGAATAAAGCTGGAGCAAGTGAACTACTTTTACCAAGTATACTCCCTTCTGAACTTTTACAAGAGACTCATCGTTGGGATAAGTTTGGACCAGAACTTCTAAAATTAAAAGATAGACATGGCAGAGACTTCTGCTATGGCCCTACTCATGAAGAACCTATAGTAGACATGGCTAGAGACACTATCAAAAGCTATAAACAGTTACCTCTAAATTTATATCAAATTCAAACAAAATTCAGAGATGAGATCCGTCCTCGCTTCGGAGTAATGCGCGCTCGTGAATTTATTATGAAAGACTCGTACTCTTTTCATGAGAATAGCAAATGTCTAAATAGTACATACAAAGTAATGTTTCAAACTTATTGTAATATTTTAGATGAAATAGGCTTAGAATATCGTCCTGTAAAAGCAGATAATGGTGCAATTGGTGGCGACAATAGCCATGAGTTTCAAGTGCTAGCAAATGCAGGAGAAGATATTATTTGCTATAGTAATGGTAGTGATTATGCAGCAAACATAGAGCTCGCTACTTATGCAAAACCTTATCTTAATAAAAAAGAGACTTCTCAAAATTCTATAGATAAAATTCATACGCCAAATATGAAAACTATTGAGAAGCTTTGTAAAGAAATGAGGTTTGATATTAAACAAACTATAAAAACTATGATTATTAAAGATATGGAAGGAAGGTTTTTTGCATTAGTTGTCAGAGGTGACCATGAGCTTAATGAAACAAAAATCAATAAGCTTCCTCAAGTATCCGCGCCATATACTTTAGCTTCACGTGAAGAAATTTTTAAACTTTTAAATGCTAATCCTGGCTCACTTGGTATATATAACTGTCCTATTCAAATAATTGCAGATTATAGTGCTGTAGCTATTTCAGACTTATGCTGTGGCGCTAATGAAGATGATTACCACCTAACAAATGTAAATTGGAATAAAGATGTAACTAACTATGAAGTTGATGATATTCGAAATGTGGTAGCTGGAGATGTATCTCCAGATGGTAATGGCACTTTAAAGCTAACAAACGGTATTGAGGTTGGACATATCTTTGAACTTGGAGATGTATATTCAAAATCAATGAACACAACTGTGATTGGACAAGATGGTAAATCTAGACCTCTTTTAATGGGTTGTTATGGTTTTGGTGTATCTCGAGTTATGGCAGCAGCAATTGAGCAATCTCATGATGATAAGGGCATAATATGGCCAGAAACCATAGCACCATTTGAAGTTGCTATATTACCAATAAATTATAACAAATCAGAAAATGTTAAAAAAGTTGCTGATAAACTTTATCAACAATTATTAGCTAAAGGTATTGATGTACTATTAGATGATCGTGGAGCTCGACCTGGAGTAATGTTTGCTGATGCTGATCTTGTGGGCTACTCTCATCATATTGTAATTGGTGACAGACTATTAGAGCAAAGACTTATAGAATATAAAAATCGTAGGACCCAAGAAAAGCAAGAAATAACTATAGAGCAATTAATTAACATACTAGGATAA
- a CDS encoding hydroxyacylglutathione hydrolase, with amino-acid sequence MQVKRWFLDNSLRNYQYLLYDNNNAIIIDPLKVEIFDEFIKKNNLQLKAILITHKHGDHIAGVKKLVELYPNTKIYAYTDNDLFKPDTYVKDGDLINLGFATFKVLYTPGHISDHVSFLFEREKALFCGDTLFNAGVGGVHAQTADVNKLYESLVKIANLDANIKPYPAHDYWQNNLDFALSILPEDENFKYYIEQVCDLEASKKPIVNLAEESKFNIFIRAINDDNLTKVLPSYSLGRDMFVKLRELKNNF; translated from the coding sequence ATGCAAGTTAAAAGATGGTTTTTAGACAATAGTTTGAGAAATTATCAATATCTTTTATATGATAATAATAATGCGATAATTATTGATCCTTTAAAGGTTGAAATTTTTGATGAGTTTATTAAGAAAAATAATTTACAACTTAAAGCAATACTTATAACACATAAACATGGTGATCATATTGCTGGGGTTAAAAAACTAGTTGAGCTTTACCCTAACACTAAAATTTATGCATATACTGATAATGATTTGTTTAAACCTGATACATATGTTAAAGATGGTGATTTAATTAATTTAGGGTTTGCTACTTTTAAAGTCTTATATACTCCTGGTCATATATCAGATCATGTTAGCTTTTTATTTGAGCGAGAAAAGGCTCTATTTTGTGGTGATACTTTATTTAATGCTGGTGTAGGTGGTGTGCATGCTCAAACAGCAGATGTAAATAAATTATATGAATCTTTAGTTAAAATTGCAAACCTGGATGCAAATATTAAACCGTATCCAGCACATGATTATTGGCAAAATAATTTGGATTTTGCATTAAGCATATTACCTGAAGATGAAAATTTTAAGTATTATATAGAGCAAGTCTGTGATTTAGAAGCATCTAAGAAACCAATAGTTAATTTAGCAGAAGAAAGTAAGTTTAATATTTTTATTAGAGCTATAAATGATGATAATCTCACTAAGGTTTTACCAAGCTATTCATTAGGTAGAGATATGTTTGTAAAGTTAAGAGAGTTAAAGAATAATTTTTGA
- a CDS encoding heme biosynthesis protein HemY: protein MINIIKLIIAVIIATIVGICATRYHGYIMLVLSDKTIKMNMVAFVFAVAVLFSLIIFGVRIIKLGFSFPYLLFSWFLGLFMVDKQERFVDIVADILLRNDKLMQQLSVASLARLTPKYLKDYILFRKFEIISSSADIKELEKSLKQIDSKSITYKFFEVYRFYLVQKFSEARSRVLVLLECNNKRFMPSITNLAGNIALADKDDTFALKVLEKYDAFLKTDIEEKLIVLALRQAKNFDKLSDIYNKSDATLTLSRVYLEQLVALNEMTFAEKFAKKQFNSSNMTAEMLKLYVNAFNMPISRLANKVLDKGNYDYRSIITLLELAVIKSDNVSFKMIYDYVERNIKDSLSMLDLERYSHILCKFFIKNGEIADLDLSEARLIYRNN from the coding sequence ATGATAAATATTATAAAGCTTATAATAGCTGTTATCATAGCCACAATAGTAGGTATTTGTGCTACCCGGTATCATGGTTATATTATGCTTGTTTTATCCGATAAAACTATAAAAATGAATATGGTAGCATTTGTTTTCGCGGTAGCAGTATTATTTTCCTTAATAATTTTTGGAGTTAGGATAATCAAGCTAGGCTTTAGTTTTCCTTATTTATTATTTAGTTGGTTTTTGGGTTTATTTATGGTCGATAAGCAGGAGAGATTTGTTGACATAGTGGCTGATATTTTATTGAGAAATGATAAACTAATGCAACAGTTGAGTGTTGCAAGTCTGGCAAGATTAACTCCTAAATATTTAAAAGATTATATTCTATTTAGAAAATTTGAAATAATATCTAGTTCAGCGGATATTAAAGAACTTGAAAAATCTCTAAAGCAAATAGATAGTAAAAGCATTACATACAAATTTTTCGAAGTATATCGGTTTTATCTAGTTCAAAAGTTTAGTGAAGCTAGGTCAAGAGTCTTAGTCTTATTAGAGTGTAACAATAAGAGATTTATGCCAAGTATTACTAATTTAGCTGGTAATATTGCTTTGGCTGATAAGGATGATACGTTTGCACTGAAAGTTTTGGAAAAGTATGATGCTTTTTTAAAAACAGATATTGAAGAAAAACTAATCGTGTTAGCACTAAGACAGGCCAAAAATTTTGATAAATTATCAGATATTTATAATAAATCAGATGCTACATTAACCTTAAGTAGAGTTTATTTGGAGCAGTTAGTAGCTTTAAATGAGATGACTTTCGCAGAGAAGTTTGCTAAAAAGCAATTTAATAGTTCTAATATGACTGCAGAAATGTTAAAGCTTTATGTTAATGCTTTTAATATGCCTATTTCTAGATTAGCTAATAAAGTTCTTGATAAAGGTAATTATGATTATCGTAGTATTATTACATTACTAGAGTTGGCAGTAATTAAATCAGATAATGTTAGTTTTAAAATGATTTATGATTATGTTGAGAGAAATATTAAAGATTCACTGTCTATGTTAGATTTAGAAAGATATTCACATATTTTATGTAAGTTTTTTATAAAAAATGGTGAGATTGCGGACTTAGATTTATCAGAGGCAAGACTAATTTATAGAAATAATTAA